The following proteins come from a genomic window of Amaranthus tricolor cultivar Red isolate AtriRed21 chromosome 14, ASM2621246v1, whole genome shotgun sequence:
- the LOC130800276 gene encoding serine/threonine-protein phosphatase 7 long form homolog → MATRDCEATVTLLDVAVLTRLPIEGHAVCIDARQFESWQDKVHRVLGVRPPAEVTKGSSLRVTWLAQNFSQLPEGADDATVERYARAYLLYLIGAVLFSDKTGNRVQLLYLTLLDAPWEVISGYSWGSAALAYLYRRLCEASQKNVKEIAGPLIILQLWAWEHVLIGQPMRSVGRGAFAPPLLPPPHVPYGSRWSFERRSRTHTGSGVGFYRDQLDLLRADQFLWDPYPAEAYAALPQHSGILSGAWRASVPLICFDMVEGIPPPCDTEAELHHSRKGRDPKNWLEVNWRHVARWEHRLDLLAQVSHVYYE, encoded by the exons ATGGCAACTCGGGATT GTGAGGCTACCGTCACGTTACTTGACGTAGCTGTTcttacacggcttcccatcgagggacatgccgtGTGCATCGATGCACGCCAGTTTGAAAGCTGGCAAGATAAAGTCCATAGAGTATTAGGAGTGCGACCTCCGGCTGAGGTAACCAAAGGGAGTAGCCTGCGTGTAACATGGCTTGCACAAAACTTCTCGCAActccctgaaggtgctgatgacGCCACCGTTGAGAGATACGCTAGGGCGTATCTCCTTTATCTGATTGGtgctgtcttgttctccgacaagactggcaaccgagtacaactattgtacttgacgttgcttgatgcgccatgggaggtcatctccgggtacagctggggttcggcagccctagcgtatctgtacaggagactttgtgaagcttcacagaagaacgtgaaggagatcgctggTCCCCTGATTATTCTACAG CTTTGGGCATGGGAGCAtgttctcattggtcaaccgatgaggagtgtgggtcgtggtgcatttgcgccaccactGCTTCCTCCCCCGCATGTGCCatatggatcgcggtggtcctttgaaagaCGATCAAGGACCCACACTGGATCgggcgtggggttctaccgcgatcaGCTCGATCTATTACGTGCTGACCAG TTTctatgggacccttaccccgctgaggcatacgctgcattgcctcagcactcgggcatattgtcaggggcgtggagagcatctgtacctctGATCTGCTTTGACAtggtcgaa ggcatcccgcctCCATGCGACACAGAAGCGGAGCTCCACCACTCTCGCAAGGGTCGGGATCCCAAGAACTGGCTAGAGGTGAACTGGCGGcatgtcgctcgttgggagcacaggctagaTCTGCttgcccaag tatcacacgtttattatgagtGA